The Stomoxys calcitrans chromosome 3, idStoCalc2.1, whole genome shotgun sequence genome includes a region encoding these proteins:
- the LOC131996187 gene encoding alkaline ceramidase-like encodes MIFETKNLDLHKWKNKNYPEFQGTRDRKRQDIFIYRVQDQRVYRLGLRSTAVWGIAVFCWVNDRLFCDIWSAISFPYLHGFWHVFIFIAAYTLLVVYAYLYVESELPQRQPLLKYWPVNEFEFGIPFISIRNPGKEFKNSI; translated from the exons atgatttttgaGACCAAAAACCTGGACTTACAC aaaTGGAAGAACAAAAATTACCCGGAATTTCAGGGAACCCGGGATAGAAAGagacaagatatattcatttacag AGTTCAAGACCAAAGGGTCTATCGTTTGGGATTACGTTCAACTGCTGTTTGGGGTATTGCCGTCTTTTGCTGGGTAAATGACCGCCTCTTCTGTGATATTTGGTCAGCGATAAGTTTCCCATATTTACATGGATTTTGGCATGTATTCATCTTCATCGCCGCCTACACCTTACTGGTAGTCTACGCTTACTTATATGTGGAGAGTGAACTGCCACAGCGCCAACCATTGCTCAAATATTGGCCAGTCAACGAATTCGAATTTGGCATACCATTCATATCCATACGCAATCCCGGTAAAGagtttaaaaattcaatttaa